The following are encoded together in the Flavobacterium sp. TR2 genome:
- the cobA gene encoding uroporphyrinogen-III C-methyltransferase → MHNIKPKITLVGAGPGDPDLLTLKAVKALAEANVVLYDALANEEILDYAPKNAIKIFVGKRIGNHAYTQDQINQLIVDNALTYGNVVRLKGGDPFIFGRGGEEVDFAESFGIETIVVPGISSVVAVPASQGISITKRGISESFWAITGTTSDRKLSSDVALAAQSSATVVILMGMHKLPQIINLFQKEDKGNLPVAIIQNGTTADEKVGVGTVDSILEVVKEKELSSPAIIVLGEVVRESNKLKGFYEEFLSKEEIR, encoded by the coding sequence ATGCATAACATAAAACCCAAAATAACTTTAGTCGGTGCAGGTCCGGGCGATCCCGATTTACTGACGCTGAAAGCTGTAAAAGCATTGGCTGAAGCAAATGTGGTTTTATACGACGCCTTGGCTAACGAAGAAATTCTAGATTACGCACCAAAAAACGCCATCAAAATTTTTGTTGGAAAAAGAATTGGCAATCACGCTTATACGCAGGATCAAATCAATCAGCTGATTGTAGATAATGCTTTGACGTACGGAAACGTAGTTCGATTAAAGGGCGGGGATCCGTTTATTTTTGGAAGAGGTGGAGAAGAAGTAGATTTTGCCGAAAGTTTCGGAATCGAAACGATAGTAGTTCCAGGTATTTCATCAGTAGTTGCTGTTCCCGCAAGTCAAGGAATTTCGATTACAAAAAGAGGAATTTCAGAAAGTTTTTGGGCAATTACAGGAACAACTTCTGATAGAAAATTATCTTCAGATGTGGCTTTGGCAGCACAATCTTCTGCAACAGTGGTAATACTGATGGGAATGCACAAGTTGCCTCAAATAATCAATTTGTTTCAAAAAGAAGATAAAGGAAATTTGCCCGTAGCCATTATCCAAAACGGAACAACTGCAGACGAAAAAGTGGGTGTTGGAACTGTAGATTCGATTTTAGAAGTTGTAAAAGAAAAAGAATTGAGTTCGCCAGCCATTATTGTTTTAGGAGAAGTTGTCCGCGAAAGCAATAAACTGAAAGGATTTTACGAAGAATTTCTATCAAAAGAAGAAATTCGGTAG